The segment TGCGACGCATGCGGTCGGTCATATGCCGCTGGATATCGAGATCCGGCGGAACGGCGACATCGTGCGCAACATAAGGAGGTAACGGAATGGTTCAAATCGCTATTCATGACACCGCCTGCCGGGGCTGCCGCGAGTGCGTGGACCTCTGTCCTACGGACGTGCTGGTGTTTGACGAACAGACGCGCCGCGCCCGAGTCGGTGAGGCGGACGACTGCATCGCCTGTCTGAGCTGCGCGTACGCCTGCCCATCCGGCGCGTTCAGCCACGCCGATTATCACGTGGTCAAGAATTTCTACCGGGATCTCGACTTCTGCCGCACGATGGAGAAATACCTATGACCGGCCCCGCTCCCGCCGCCCCCAGTGCTGAAGATCATGAAAAGGCCATGGCCGAAGTCTCGTTTCTCCTTGGCATGTTCGCGGCTACAATCGACGATTTGATGGGAGGCGCCACCAGCTCGGTGAGCCGCATCGCGGGACGGCACATGGCCCGCAAGCTCCCGATTCATCTGGAGGCTCATGATCTCGAAAGCGTGCTTCAGGCCGTCACCCATCATTTCCGGGGTGGCTTTGACATTACGTGCGCTTGCCGTGAAGGATCGGCGGACCTGACCATTGCCCAGTGCGCCATTCGCGACGTATGCCATAACCGCGGTCTTAAGCCGGGCGGCCCCTTGTGTACATTATTCCACAGCTATTTCGACGGAGTGATCAACGAACTCCACTACCGTCCGACAAAGTCCGAAATCCGCTCGGCCGGCGATGTGTGCACAGCGCATATGGTGCATCGATGAGTGAAACGGGCGGCGGTTTGATTGTGTGCGTGGGAAACAGTCTGGCCGGCGATGACCGCGCCGGATGCGCGGTCCACGATATGCTTTCGCGTGCAAACCTGCCCGGCAGTGTCACCCTGCTTCGGCTGGATTTGGCCGGGTTGGGGCTCCTGGACCATTTGAAAGGCCAGCACCTCCTCTTGATCGTGGACGCCGTTCAGCTGGGAAAACCGCCCGGTACGGTTCATGTGCTGGATTGGGATGAGATTCCCCCCTCTTCCGGAGCGGTATCGATTCACGGCATTGGAATCCGTGAGGCCATGGGAATTGCCGGAGAACTATTCGCCGATCAGTTGCCGCAATGCACGCGACTGATCGGAATTGAAGGACGCAGCTTCAGCGAATTGGGGGCGGAGATGACTGCGCCGGTCGCAGCGGCCATTCCGCGAGCCGTCGAGGAAATTGAGAAGCAACTTAAGCTGGCTGGCTTACACGACGAGGCCTTATGAGCAAACCCGAACATCCCAAAGACTCCGAGCGCAATTCCTCCAAATGTCCGCCACGGCCGCCAAAGGAGGGAGCTACACATCCTGCCCCG is part of the bacterium genome and harbors:
- a CDS encoding 4Fe-4S dicluster domain-containing protein; protein product: MVQIAIHDTACRGCRECVDLCPTDVLVFDEQTRRARVGEADDCIACLSCAYACPSGAFSHADYHVVKNFYRDLDFCRTMEKYL
- a CDS encoding hydrogenase maturation protease; the encoded protein is MSETGGGLIVCVGNSLAGDDRAGCAVHDMLSRANLPGSVTLLRLDLAGLGLLDHLKGQHLLLIVDAVQLGKPPGTVHVLDWDEIPPSSGAVSIHGIGIREAMGIAGELFADQLPQCTRLIGIEGRSFSELGAEMTAPVAAAIPRAVEEIEKQLKLAGLHDEAL